From the Megalops cyprinoides isolate fMegCyp1 chromosome 21, fMegCyp1.pri, whole genome shotgun sequence genome, one window contains:
- the seh1l gene encoding nucleoporin SEH1 isoform X1 — protein sequence MFVAQSIAADHKDLIHDVSYDFHGRRMATCSSDQSVKVWDKSETGEWHCTASWKTHSGSVWRVTWAHPEFGQVLASCSFDRTAAVWEEIVGESNDKQRGQSHWIKRTTLVDSRTSVTDVKFAPKHMGLVLSTCSADGVVRIYEAPDVMNLSQWSLQHEISCKLSCSCISWNPSSSRAHPPMIAVGSDDGSVTYAGKVQIYEYNESTRKYAKVETLMTVTDPVHDIAFAPNLGRSFHVLAVATKDVRIFKLIPLRADVASTTGPTRLEVQIVAQFDSHNSQVWRVSWNITSALLASSGDDGCVRIWKANYMGNWKCTGILKGDGSPVNGTSSQTGALNPGTGLPGVASQNSLDGTSAGRYFFSSLDPQWAGSRHAHLPPPPALIEQASDSDSANPQQSHLCWQYPAQPLNTLPEGEGL from the exons ATGTTTGTAGCTCAGAGCATTGCAGCGGATCATAAAGATCTCATCCATGATGTTTCCTACGATTTTCACGGCCGTCGGATGGCGACTTGTTCGAGTGACCAAAGTGTCAAG gttTGGGACAAGAGTGAAACCGGGGAGTGGCATTGCACAGCCAGCTGGAAG ACTCACAGCGGATCAGTCTGGCGAGTGACGTGGGCGCACCCGGAGTTCGGTCAGGTACTAGCTTCGTGCTCCTTCGATCGGACGGCGGCCGTGTGGGAGGAGATCGTGGGCGAATCCAACGACAAACAGCGAGGACAGAGCCACTGG ATAAAGAGGACCACACTAGTAGACAGCCGGACGTCGGTGACGGATGTGAAGTTCGCCCCGAAGCACATGGGCCTGGTGCTGAGCACGTGTTCCGCCGACGGCGTGGTGCGGATCTACGAGGCGCCGGACGTGATGAACCTGAGCCAGTGGTCGCTGCAGCACGAGATCTCCTGCaagctcagctgcagctgcatctcCTGGAACCCCTCCAG CTCCCGTGCCCATCCCCCAATGATTGCGGTGGGCAGCGATGATGGCAGTGTGACCTACGCTGGGAAAGTTCAGATCTACGAGTACAACGAGAGCACAAG GAAGTACGCCAAGGTGGAGACGCTCATGACCGTAACGGACCCGGTGCATGACATCGCCTTCGCCCCGAATCTAGGGCGGTCCTTCCACGTGCTCGCCGTAGCAACCAAAGACGTTCGCATCTTCAAGTTGATTCCTCTGCG GGCGGACGTGGCCTCCACTACCGGGCCCACCAGGCTGGAGGTGCAGATCGTGGCCCAGTTCGACAGCCACAACTCCCAGGTGTGGCGCGTGAGCTGGAACATCACCAGCGCCCTGCTAGCCTCCTCTGGGGACGACGGCTGCGTGCGCATCTGGAAAG CAAACTACATGGGCAACTGGAAGTGCACAGGGATCTTGAAGGGGGATGGCAGTCCGGTGAACGGGACGTCCAGCCAGACAGGCGCTCTGAACCCTGGGACAGGGCTCCCAGGTGTGGCATCCCAGAATTCCTTAGATGGAACTTCAGCTGGAAG gtatttcttttcctctctggaCCCCCAATGGGCTGGTTCAAGACACGCCCACCTCCCGCCTCCCCCCGCTCTCATAGAGCAAGCTAGCGATAGCGACTCTGCTAACCCTCAGCAGTCTCACCTATGCTGGCAGTACCCTGCTCAACCCCTAAACACCTTACCAGAAGGTGAAGGATTATGA
- the seh1l gene encoding nucleoporin SEH1 isoform X2, giving the protein MFVAQSIAADHKDLIHDVSYDFHGRRMATCSSDQSVKVWDKSETGEWHCTASWKTHSGSVWRVTWAHPEFGQVLASCSFDRTAAVWEEIVGESNDKQRGQSHWIKRTTLVDSRTSVTDVKFAPKHMGLVLSTCSADGVVRIYEAPDVMNLSQWSLQHEISCKLSCSCISWNPSSSRAHPPMIAVGSDDGSVTYAGKVQIYEYNESTRKYAKVETLMTVTDPVHDIAFAPNLGRSFHVLAVATKDVRIFKLIPLRADVASTTGPTRLEVQIVAQFDSHNSQVWRVSWNITSALLASSGDDGCVRIWKANYMGNWKCTGILKGDGSPVNGTSSQTGALNPGTGLPGVASQNSLDGTSAGRNGQRAPFSPPLRRAASPKPQQQLPRYY; this is encoded by the exons ATGTTTGTAGCTCAGAGCATTGCAGCGGATCATAAAGATCTCATCCATGATGTTTCCTACGATTTTCACGGCCGTCGGATGGCGACTTGTTCGAGTGACCAAAGTGTCAAG gttTGGGACAAGAGTGAAACCGGGGAGTGGCATTGCACAGCCAGCTGGAAG ACTCACAGCGGATCAGTCTGGCGAGTGACGTGGGCGCACCCGGAGTTCGGTCAGGTACTAGCTTCGTGCTCCTTCGATCGGACGGCGGCCGTGTGGGAGGAGATCGTGGGCGAATCCAACGACAAACAGCGAGGACAGAGCCACTGG ATAAAGAGGACCACACTAGTAGACAGCCGGACGTCGGTGACGGATGTGAAGTTCGCCCCGAAGCACATGGGCCTGGTGCTGAGCACGTGTTCCGCCGACGGCGTGGTGCGGATCTACGAGGCGCCGGACGTGATGAACCTGAGCCAGTGGTCGCTGCAGCACGAGATCTCCTGCaagctcagctgcagctgcatctcCTGGAACCCCTCCAG CTCCCGTGCCCATCCCCCAATGATTGCGGTGGGCAGCGATGATGGCAGTGTGACCTACGCTGGGAAAGTTCAGATCTACGAGTACAACGAGAGCACAAG GAAGTACGCCAAGGTGGAGACGCTCATGACCGTAACGGACCCGGTGCATGACATCGCCTTCGCCCCGAATCTAGGGCGGTCCTTCCACGTGCTCGCCGTAGCAACCAAAGACGTTCGCATCTTCAAGTTGATTCCTCTGCG GGCGGACGTGGCCTCCACTACCGGGCCCACCAGGCTGGAGGTGCAGATCGTGGCCCAGTTCGACAGCCACAACTCCCAGGTGTGGCGCGTGAGCTGGAACATCACCAGCGCCCTGCTAGCCTCCTCTGGGGACGACGGCTGCGTGCGCATCTGGAAAG CAAACTACATGGGCAACTGGAAGTGCACAGGGATCTTGAAGGGGGATGGCAGTCCGGTGAACGGGACGTCCAGCCAGACAGGCGCTCTGAACCCTGGGACAGGGCTCCCAGGTGTGGCATCCCAGAATTCCTTAGATGGAACTTCAGCTGGAAG gaatggACAGAGAGCTCCCTTTTCCCCACCCCTGCGCAGGGCAGCTTCACCAAagccacagcagcagctccctcGATActactga
- the seh1l gene encoding nucleoporin SEH1 isoform X3, giving the protein MFVAQSIAADHKDLIHDVSYDFHGRRMATCSSDQSVKVWDKSETGEWHCTASWKTHSGSVWRVTWAHPEFGQVLASCSFDRTAAVWEEIVGESNDKQRGQSHWIKRTTLVDSRTSVTDVKFAPKHMGLVLSTCSADGVVRIYEAPDVMNLSQWSLQHEISCKLSCSCISWNPSSSRAHPPMIAVGSDDGSVTYAGKVQIYEYNESTRKYAKVETLMTVTDPVHDIAFAPNLGRSFHVLAVATKDVRIFKLIPLRADVASTTGPTRLEVQIVAQFDSHNSQVWRVSWNITSALLASSGDDGCVRIWKANYMGNWKCTGILKGDGSPVNGTSSQTGALNPGTGLPGVASQNSLDGTSAGRRKAELMPG; this is encoded by the exons ATGTTTGTAGCTCAGAGCATTGCAGCGGATCATAAAGATCTCATCCATGATGTTTCCTACGATTTTCACGGCCGTCGGATGGCGACTTGTTCGAGTGACCAAAGTGTCAAG gttTGGGACAAGAGTGAAACCGGGGAGTGGCATTGCACAGCCAGCTGGAAG ACTCACAGCGGATCAGTCTGGCGAGTGACGTGGGCGCACCCGGAGTTCGGTCAGGTACTAGCTTCGTGCTCCTTCGATCGGACGGCGGCCGTGTGGGAGGAGATCGTGGGCGAATCCAACGACAAACAGCGAGGACAGAGCCACTGG ATAAAGAGGACCACACTAGTAGACAGCCGGACGTCGGTGACGGATGTGAAGTTCGCCCCGAAGCACATGGGCCTGGTGCTGAGCACGTGTTCCGCCGACGGCGTGGTGCGGATCTACGAGGCGCCGGACGTGATGAACCTGAGCCAGTGGTCGCTGCAGCACGAGATCTCCTGCaagctcagctgcagctgcatctcCTGGAACCCCTCCAG CTCCCGTGCCCATCCCCCAATGATTGCGGTGGGCAGCGATGATGGCAGTGTGACCTACGCTGGGAAAGTTCAGATCTACGAGTACAACGAGAGCACAAG GAAGTACGCCAAGGTGGAGACGCTCATGACCGTAACGGACCCGGTGCATGACATCGCCTTCGCCCCGAATCTAGGGCGGTCCTTCCACGTGCTCGCCGTAGCAACCAAAGACGTTCGCATCTTCAAGTTGATTCCTCTGCG GGCGGACGTGGCCTCCACTACCGGGCCCACCAGGCTGGAGGTGCAGATCGTGGCCCAGTTCGACAGCCACAACTCCCAGGTGTGGCGCGTGAGCTGGAACATCACCAGCGCCCTGCTAGCCTCCTCTGGGGACGACGGCTGCGTGCGCATCTGGAAAG CAAACTACATGGGCAACTGGAAGTGCACAGGGATCTTGAAGGGGGATGGCAGTCCGGTGAACGGGACGTCCAGCCAGACAGGCGCTCTGAACCCTGGGACAGGGCTCCCAGGTGTGGCATCCCAGAATTCCTTAGATGGAACTTCAGCTGGAAG aagGAAAGCTGAGCTGATGCCTGGCTAA